The Micromonospora sp. M71_S20 genome window below encodes:
- a CDS encoding HPF/RaiA family ribosome-associated protein: MSAVANPATVAECLRVGAGFSQGDRNWIAEQFATLDSRLAGFHADATELEVSVKDREARGQKVTLECWIAGRQKIVTTSAEDDLHAALNDVRDDLRRRLNDAKTKQEPRHNKHLRDVPPPAAEVEPDTDPARAEAETV, from the coding sequence ATGAGCGCCGTCGCCAACCCGGCCACCGTGGCGGAGTGCCTGCGGGTCGGCGCGGGGTTCTCCCAGGGCGACCGGAACTGGATCGCGGAGCAGTTCGCCACGCTCGACTCCCGGCTGGCCGGCTTCCACGCCGACGCCACCGAGCTGGAGGTGTCGGTCAAGGACCGGGAGGCCAGGGGCCAGAAGGTCACCCTGGAGTGCTGGATCGCCGGTCGGCAGAAGATCGTCACCACCTCCGCCGAGGATGACCTGCACGCCGCGCTCAACGACGTCCGGGACGACCTGCGGCGGCGGCTCAACGACGCGAAGACCAAGCAGGAGCCGCGGCACAACAAGCACCTGCGTGACGTGCCCCCGCCGGCCGCCGAGGTCGAGCCCGACACGGACCCGGCCCGCGCCGAGGCCGAGACCGTCTGA
- a CDS encoding DinB family protein, with protein MDVDWNGELLEQLDWHWRLQARPRLDGLTDAEYHWEPVAGAWGVRPRGRSTAPMAVGQGDHLIDFAMPQPEPAPVTTIAWRLGHLVVGVFGARVAAHFGGPPVDYGSFAYAGTADAALAQLDEAYDRWVAGVRGLGRDGLARPCGPAEGPYADRSLATLVLHINREAIHHLAEVALLRDLHLRLG; from the coding sequence ATGGACGTCGACTGGAACGGTGAGCTGCTCGAACAGCTCGACTGGCACTGGCGGTTGCAGGCCCGCCCGCGCCTCGACGGATTGACCGACGCCGAATACCACTGGGAACCCGTCGCGGGCGCCTGGGGCGTCCGGCCGCGCGGGCGCAGCACCGCCCCGATGGCGGTCGGGCAGGGCGACCACCTGATCGACTTCGCGATGCCGCAGCCCGAGCCCGCGCCCGTCACCACTATCGCCTGGCGGCTCGGGCACCTCGTCGTGGGGGTGTTCGGCGCCCGCGTCGCCGCCCACTTCGGCGGTCCCCCGGTGGACTACGGCTCCTTCGCGTACGCCGGCACCGCCGACGCGGCGCTGGCGCAGCTCGACGAGGCGTACGACCGCTGGGTCGCCGGGGTGCGCGGCCTGGGCCGCGACGGCCTGGCCCGGCCGTGCGGCCCGGCGGAGGGACCCTACGCGGACCGGTCGCTGGCGACGCTCGTGCTGCACATCAACCGCGAGGCCATCCACCACCTCGCCGAGGTGGCGCTGCTGCGCGACCTGCACCTGCGGCTCGGCTGA
- a CDS encoding alpha/beta hydrolase, translated as MEPDVLGPPYERQTIDLGTDDEGPVVATLVRRRADRPTGRAVLYVHGFTDYFFQGHLGDFFAERGWDFYALDLRKYGRSLRPHQTPNFCRDLSDYFPELDAAARIIREDDGHDTLLAMGHSTGGLIMPLWAHARRDAGIIDGLFLNSPFFDINAPWLVRRPLAAAVGRLGRRAPRRVLPFGLGTVYSESIHAEHHGEWNYDLTWKPLAGFPVRAGWLNAVRTAQRQLRAGLDIQVPVLLACSTRSFKGTKWHESAALADAVLDVEHMVRWAPRLGRHVTVARFDGGMHDLTLSGTAVREKVFQEVGRWADAFFDAGPTVRAGERPPASRQPADEADPAGAPAQGG; from the coding sequence GTGGAACCGGACGTGCTGGGCCCGCCGTACGAGCGGCAGACCATCGACCTGGGCACCGACGACGAGGGACCGGTGGTCGCCACCCTGGTTCGTCGCCGGGCCGACCGCCCGACGGGGCGGGCCGTGCTCTACGTGCACGGCTTCACCGACTACTTCTTCCAGGGCCACCTCGGCGACTTCTTCGCCGAGCGGGGCTGGGACTTCTACGCCCTCGACCTGCGCAAGTACGGACGCAGCCTGCGGCCCCACCAGACGCCGAACTTCTGCCGCGACCTCAGCGACTACTTCCCCGAGCTGGACGCCGCCGCGAGGATCATCCGCGAGGACGACGGGCACGACACGCTGCTCGCGATGGGCCACTCGACCGGCGGGCTGATCATGCCGCTCTGGGCGCACGCCCGCCGCGACGCCGGGATCATCGACGGGCTCTTCCTGAACAGCCCCTTCTTCGACATCAACGCCCCGTGGCTGGTGCGCCGGCCGCTCGCCGCCGCCGTCGGCCGGCTGGGCCGCCGGGCGCCGCGCCGGGTGCTGCCGTTCGGGCTGGGCACGGTCTACAGCGAGAGCATCCACGCCGAGCACCACGGCGAGTGGAACTACGACCTGACCTGGAAGCCGCTCGCCGGGTTCCCCGTCCGGGCCGGCTGGCTGAACGCCGTCCGCACCGCCCAGCGGCAGCTGCGCGCCGGCCTGGACATCCAGGTGCCGGTGCTGCTGGCCTGCTCGACCCGCTCGTTCAAGGGCACGAAGTGGCACGAGTCGGCCGCCCTCGCCGACGCCGTCCTGGACGTCGAGCACATGGTCCGCTGGGCGCCCCGCCTCGGCCGGCACGTCACCGTGGCGCGCTTCGACGGTGGCATGCACGACCTCACGCTCTCCGGCACCGCCGTACGGGAGAAGGTGTTCCAGGAGGTCGGACGCTGGGCCGACGCGTTCTTCGACGCCGGGCCGACGGTCCGCGCCGGGGAGCGCCCACCGGCGAGCCGGCAGCCGGCGGACGAGGCCGACCCTGCGGGCGCCCCCGCGCAGGGCGGCTGA
- a CDS encoding glycoside hydrolase family 5 protein has protein sequence MSGNKIVTTDGKPYRLLGVSRSGGEFACVQGKGLWDSGPVDQASVDAMKTWNIHAVRVPLNEECWLGVNGSPSGATYQQGVKDYVNRLVANGINVILDLHWTWGAYPNSPDWHCKDEHATCQKPMPDARYAPQFWTGVANAFKDNDAVVFDLFNEPYPDMPADWNKTLGWQCLRDGGTCAGLPYEVAGMQDLVDAVRGTGATNLLMVGGLEWTNDMREWLTYKPNDPLNNIAASWHAYSFNACASQSCWDSQIAPLTQQVPVVLGEFGQDDCGFDYMQRLVNWADSHDVSYLAWTWNPWGCTGGAVLIKDWAGTPEPGLGEGYKAHLLTRSPHGDQFVRDPIIAGGS, from the coding sequence GTGTCCGGAAACAAGATCGTCACCACGGACGGCAAGCCGTACCGGCTGCTGGGCGTGAGCCGGTCCGGCGGGGAGTTCGCCTGCGTGCAGGGCAAGGGTCTGTGGGACTCCGGGCCGGTCGACCAAGCCTCGGTCGACGCGATGAAGACCTGGAACATCCACGCCGTGCGCGTCCCGCTGAACGAGGAATGCTGGCTCGGCGTCAACGGCTCACCCAGCGGCGCCACCTACCAGCAGGGCGTCAAGGACTACGTGAACCGGCTCGTCGCCAATGGCATCAACGTCATCCTCGACTTGCACTGGACGTGGGGGGCCTACCCCAACAGCCCGGACTGGCACTGCAAGGACGAGCACGCCACCTGCCAGAAGCCGATGCCGGACGCGCGGTACGCCCCCCAGTTCTGGACCGGCGTCGCCAACGCGTTCAAGGACAACGACGCGGTCGTGTTCGACCTGTTCAACGAGCCGTACCCGGACATGCCCGCCGACTGGAACAAGACCCTGGGCTGGCAGTGCCTACGTGACGGCGGCACCTGCGCCGGCCTCCCCTACGAGGTAGCCGGCATGCAGGACCTCGTCGATGCGGTCCGGGGCACCGGTGCCACCAACCTACTCATGGTCGGCGGCCTGGAATGGACCAACGACATGCGGGAATGGCTGACCTACAAGCCGAACGATCCGCTGAACAACATCGCCGCTTCCTGGCACGCGTACAGCTTCAACGCCTGCGCCAGCCAGTCCTGCTGGGACAGCCAGATCGCACCGCTGACGCAGCAGGTGCCGGTCGTGCTCGGCGAGTTCGGCCAGGACGACTGCGGCTTCGACTACATGCAGCGGCTGGTGAACTGGGCCGACTCGCACGACGTGAGTTACCTGGCCTGGACCTGGAACCCGTGGGGCTGCACCGGTGGCGCCGTGCTCATCAAGGACTGGGCCGGCACACCGGAGCCCGGCCTCGGCGAGGGTTACAAGGCCCACCTGCTGACCCGGAGCCCGCACGGGGATCAATTCGTACGCGATCCCATCATTGCGGGCGGCTCGTAG